The following nucleotide sequence is from Deltaproteobacteria bacterium.
GTCCGTGTACCGTCACTGTAACATGGAACACCTGGAAGACCTGTTGAAGAAGGCACCGGCCAAGGCGCGCAAGCTCATTGCCACCGAGTCCGTGTTCAGCATGGACGGGGACATCGCGCCTCTTCGGGAGCTGGTGGAGCTGGCGGAGCGTCACGGAGCCATGGTGATGGTGGACGAGGCCCACGGCACCGGCGTTCGCGGGCCCAACGGCGCCGGCGTGGTGGCGGAGATGGGGCTCGGCGACCGTGTCCTCGTGCAGATGGGTACCCTGGGAAAGGCCTTGGGCGCTTTCGGCGCCTACGTCGCGGGCAGCGCCAGGCTTAAGGAACTGCTCATCAACCGCGCGCGCAGCTTCATCTTCACCACCTCGCTGCCGCCGGTGGTGCTGGCCATGGCGGGCGCGGCCGTGGACCTGGCGGAAAAGGAGCCCGAGCGGCAGTGCACGCTGCGGCGCAACACCGAGCGGCTGCGAAGCGGCCTGGAGCGGCTGGGCTACACGGTGGGCGGCAGCACCCAGATCATTCCGGTGATGGTGGGGGAGGAGCAGCCGTGCATGGAGCTTGCGGCGCGGCTCCTGGACTCCGGCTTCTACGTACAGGGCATCCGCCCGCCCACGGTGCCGCCGGGCACGTCGCGGCTGCGGGTCACCACCATGGCGACCCATACCAACGAACAGCTCGACCGCGCCCTCGATGCCTTCGCGCGGAACTCGCCCCACGAGCGGAAGAGAGCATGAATCACAGCGACAAGTACGACACCCTCAAACGCCTGGACCACACCCACCTGTGGCACCCGTTCACGCAGATGCAGGAGTGGATGGGCGAGGACCCCTGTATCATCGCAGAGGGGGAAGGCAGCTACCTCATCGACGTCGACGGCAACCGTTACCTGGACGGGGTGTCGTCCCTGTGGTGCAACCTCTTCGGGCACCGCCGCCCTGAGCTGGACGAGGCCCTCAAGGCGCAGACCGACCGCATCGCACACTCCACCTTCCTGGGCCTCAGCCACGTGCCGGGCATCGAGCTGGCCGCCCGGCTCAACGCCATCGTCCCGCCCGGCCTCACCCGCGTGTTCTACTCGGACAGCGGCGCCACCGCCGTAGAGGTGGCGCTCAAGCTGGCGGTGCAGTACTGGCAACTCCTGGGGCAGACCGAGCGGACCCGGTTCGCGCGGCTGGAGGAGTCGTACCACGGAGACACCGTCGGGGCCATGAGCGTCGGCTACAGCGAGCTGTTCCACCACTACCACCGCACCATGCTGTTCCCTACGCTGTCGGTAAAGCCGCCCTACGCCTATCAGCGGGAACATGGCCTGAGCGAGGCCGAGTCGATGGAACGGTCCTTGGCCGAGGCCCGTGCCACCGTCGAACGGGAGAAGGACCGGCTGGCGGCGTTCATCATGGAACCGGTCATGCAGGGGGCCGCGGGCATGTGGCCCCAGCCCGCCGGCTACGTCCGGGGCATCCGGGACATCTGCGCCGACAACGGCATCCTGTTCATCGCCGACGAGGTGGCCACGGGCTTCGGCCACACCGGACGCATGTGGGCGTGCGAGCACGACGGCGTGACCCCGGACCTCATGTGCGTCGGCAAGGGCATTACCGGCGGCTACCTGCCGCTGGCGGCGACCTTTGCCACAGAGGAGATATTCTCCGCGTTCCTGGGTGAGTACGGCGAGTTCAAGAGCTTCTTCCACGGCCACACCTATACCGGCAACCCCCTGGGCTGCGCGGTGGCGCTGGCCGGCCTGGACATCTTCGAGCGGGACGCGCTGATGGAGACGGTGCCGGCCAAGATGGCGTGGCTCGAGCGAACCCTCCAGGCGGACATCCTCACCCTCCCTCACGTGCGCGAGATACGCCAGCGCGGCTTCATGACGGGCATGGAGCTGGTGAAGGACAAGGCGCGCGGCGAGCGCTACGACCCCGGCCTCCGGATCGCCAACCAGGTGGTGCTGGAAGCCCGGCGGCGCGGCGTCATCGTCCGCCCGCTAGGGGACACCCTCATCATGCTCCCGCCGCTCACCATCAGCGACGCCGAGCTGGCGACCCTGGCGGGCGTGGTGCGAGATTCCATCCGCCACGTCACGGAAGCCTCGTGAGCCGCGGCTTCTTCATCACCGGCACGGACACGGGCGTGGGCAAGACTTTGGTGGCGTGCGGACTGGCCGCCGCGTTCAGGGACGCCGGGTTCAAGGTCGGCGTGATGAAGCCCGCGGAATCCGGCTGCCGGAACGAGAAGGGCCGCCTGGTGCCCCAGGACGCCACCTTCCTCAAGGCCGCGGCCGGCAGCAACCAGCCCATCGAACGCATCTGCCCCTACCGCCTGGGAGTCCCCGTGGCTCCGAGCGTGGCCGCCGCCCACGCCGGCGTGCAGATCCGGCCGGACTTCCTGGTGCGCCTGTACCGCGACATGAGCGCCGTACACGACCTCATGCTGGTGGAAGGCGCCGGCGGCCTGCTCGTCCCCCTGCGCCCCAGCTACACCTACGCGGACCTGGCCCGCGAGATCGGCCTCCCGATCCTGGTGGTGGTGGGCAACCGCCTCGGCGCCATCAACCACGCGCTGCTCACCCTGGACCACGCCGCGTGCCTCAACCTGAAGGTGTCCGGCTACATCCTGAACGACATGGAAGGTGAACGGACGCCGGCCACGGAAACCAACGCCGAGACCCTCCGGGAGATGACGCGGGTGCCGAGCGTAGGGAAAGTCCCGTTCCTGCGAACGTCGGGATCGGGGCCGGGTGCGCCGCAGGAAACGCGCCCCGACCTGGGTGCCCTGTTCCGGCGCCACACCGAGTTCGACTATCTTGCCAAGATCACGTGAGGATAGTAGCCGGGCCTCACCCATTGACCGTCATACACGGCGCCTGGACTGGCCAGACGGAGCCGCTACGAATACGTCATTCCCGCGAAAGCGGGAATCCAGGGGCGGAGGCCTTACCGACCGCCCATGAAACAGCGCGTCACCTCGTCGTAGACCGCCTTCAACGGCACCTTCCTCGCCGCCGCGATCTTGCGCGCCTCGTCGTACTCGGGCGTCGCCCGCTTCGCCCCTCCCGGTTCCTCGGCGACCTTGACCGTGAGCGTGCCGAAACGGGTCTTGAGCTTCAGCGTCGTCCGCGGGAGCACCAGCCGGTCCACCCGGTAGCAGCGGACTCCGAGAGTCGATGTCTCCCCCAACACGATCCCCGCCAGCGCGTCCCGCAGTTCGGGCTCCGCGACGACCCGCAACAGCGTGCCCGGCCGGTTCTTCTTCATCTGGACGGGCGAAAGCGTCACGTCACGGGCGCCCGCCGCGAAGAGGCGCTCCAGCACATAGTCGTAGAGCTCCGGGTTCATGTCGTCGATGTGGGTCTCCATCACCAACATGCGTTCGTGGGCGAGCAACGACGATCCCTCACCCAGGACGATCCGCAAGACGTTGGGCCGGTCCGCGAACTCCAACGTCCCCGCGCCGTAGCCCGTCCCCTCGACGCGCATGGCCGGAGCCTCGCCCTTCCGCGTCACAAGGGCCGAAAGGACGGCGGCGCCGGTGGGGGTGACGTTCTCCGCGGCGATGTCCGCGCCCTCGACCGGGAACCCCTTCAACAGCTCCAACGTCGCCGGCGCCGGCACCGGCAGCACCCCGTGCAGCGAACGGGTCAGCCCCCGGCCCAGGGGCACGGCCGAACAGGCGAACTCGTCGATTCCCAGGAAACAGGTGCCGATGGCCGCCGCCAGGATGTCCACGATGGAGTCCACCGCCCCAACCTCGTGGAAGTGAACCGCCTCCGGCGCCACCCCGTGGACCTTCCCCTCCGCCTCGGCGAGCTTGGAGAAGATGGCCAGGCCGCGGTTCTTCACCTCGACCGGCAGCCCGCTCCCCTCGATCAGTCCGCGGATGTCCGACCAGCTTCGCCTCGGCTGCTCCTCGCCCGCCAGGACCTGAAACCGCACCGCCCGGATACCGTGGACGGTCCTCCTGCCCACGCGGATGCGAAAATCGAGGTTCGCGAGCTTGCCGAGTTCCTCCTGAAGCCGCCTGCGCGGCAACCCCAGGTCCAGCAACGCGGCCACGGTCATGTCCCCACTGATACCGGAGACCAAGTCGAAGTACGCGGTCCTCATGGTGAAGGCAGGCGTACGAAACTCGCCGGTGGCGTGTCAAGGACCTGTGGATCGCGGTGCATTTACATGCGGTTTGAGGGGTGCTATTCTGGAAATCCTGCAAGCGCGTGGGGCCGTAGCTCAGCTGGGAGAGCGCTAGGTTCGCAATCTAGAGGTCGTGGGTTCGATCCCCATCGGCTCCACCAACCCCAACTCAAAGAGCCGTCGGAAGACGGCTTTTTTTGTTCCGCCGTCCCTTTCCGACCCGGCTCACCGTCTCTTCCTGGCCGCCATGCGTTCCACCTGCCGGGCGATGGCCCGCTTGATCCTGTCACCGTGTTGGCCGAACAGTTCGCCTTGCGGCGGATCGCCGTGCATGACAAGGAGCCGGTCCATGGCCGCGGCATGGGCCTCCAGCCCGCCGTCGGCCAGGATGTGGTCCACCGAGACGCCGCGAGACTCGAGCGCCTGTGCCACCAGCAGGGTCCGATGGCATTCCAGGGGCTCCTTCTCCGCGCACATCATCGCGACCCGGTGGCCGGCGGCGGCTTGAAGGACCCTATCCAGTCCCCGTTGGAACATCGGCGTCGCCTCGACGCGGTCATAGCGCACACGTCCGTTCTCGTAGCAAGCCGGATCGTCCGGGCGTCCCCCCAACTCCCACCCGAGATAAACGTACTCGATGCCACGGGCGGTGAGGCTGCGCGCCAGCGGCTCGCGGTTATACTGCGGATTGAACCGGCTGTAGGGCGTCGAACGAACATCGACCACCTCGACGACCTCGTACCGCTCCAACAATCCGACGAAGGTTTCGATGGCATGGGTGGAATGGCCGATGGTCAAGACGCTCATGACAACTCTTCTTCCATACCATTGCCCGCACCGTACTTGCCACGATCCGTGGCCCTGGACATCCCTCGCCGAACACCCCTGTTTCGTGTATCGTGGCTGACGGATTGAGGGACCGGTCGAAAGAACCACCAGGAGGAATCCCATGAACAACCTTCGAGGCAAGTACGCCATCGTGGGCGTCGGGCACAGCAGGCTCGGCAAGGTGCCGGAGATGGGGCCCATCGGGATGTTCGCGGTGGCGGCGCGGAACGCCATCGCGGACGCGGGGTTGACCAAGGCGGACGTGGACGGGCTGATCACGCGGGGGCCGGACGACGTATATTGCCACCACCAGCGGGTGGGGGCGGCGCTGGGGCTCGACGTGACCTACAGCACGTCCACGGACAACGGCGGCGCCAGCCAAGTGCTTGGGGTGGCCATGGCGTGCATGGCCATCGACGCGGGGCTTTGCAGCACGGCCGTGGTGGGGTTCGGGCGGGATACGTGGTCCCGGACGCACCGCACCGAGACCGCGCGCAAGCGGGTCAACATCGGCATCCAGAACCAGGGCGAGTTCGGGCCGGAGTTCGGCTGGTTCGGCGCTCCGTCCAACTACGCGGTGTCGGCGCGGCGCCACATGAAGCTCTACGGCACCACCAAGGAGCAGTTGGGCCACATCGCGGTGGCGTTCCGGGAGCACGCGAGCCGCAACCCCAACGCGTTTTTCCAGAAACCAGTCACCATCGAGGAGTACCTGAACGCGCGCATGATCGTCGACCCGCTGTGCCTCTACGACTGCAGCGTCTACATCGACGGCGCCGCCGCGGTGGTGGTGACCTCGGCGGAACGCGCCCGGGACCTCAGGCAACCGCCGGCCTATGTCATGGGCTTCGGTTTCGGCAACCGCCTGAGCGGCTGGTTCGAGGAGAGCAACATGCTCACCACCGGGGCCAAGGAGGCGGGCGAGGGAGCCTACCGCATGGCCGGCATCGGTCCCGAGGCCGTGGACACGGCCCAGCTCTACGACTGCTTCACGCAGATGGTGCTGTTGCAGCTCGAGGACTACGGCTTCTGCGAGAAGGGCGAGGGTGGCCCGTTCGCCGCCTCCGGCGCCCTCAGGCTGGGCGGCCGCCTGCCCACCAACACCTCGGGCGGGCAGCTCTCGGAGGGGCATACCGAGGGCATGCTGCAGATCGTGGAAGGGGTGCGGCAGGTCCGGCACGAGCACGGAGCGGACCGCCAGGTGAAGGACGCCCAGGTGGCGCTGGTGAGCGGGCACGGCGGCAACACGGCCTGCCAGTCGGCCATGATCCTGGCGAGGGAAGCATCATGAGCGAGTACGCCAAGCCGCTGCCGTATCCCACGGTGGAGTCGGAGCCCTTCTGGGAGGGCTGCAAGCGCCACGAGTTGCTGCTGCCGCGGTGCCGCGCGTGTTCCGGATACTGGTTCCCGCCGGGTTCCACCTGCCCGCATTGCTGGAGCACGGAGTGGGACTGGACCAAGGCGTCGGGCCGCGGCAGGATCCACTCCTTCGGCGTCTACCACCGGGTGTACCACCCGGGCTTCGAGGGCGAGATCCCCTACGTGTTCGCGGTCATTCAACTCGACGAAGGGCCGCGGCTGGTAAGCAACGTGGTGGACGAGCCGCCCGAGAAGCTCGAGTGCGACCAGCCCGTGGAAGTGGTGTTCGAGGACGTCACGGAGGACGTGACGCTCTACAAGTTCAGGCCCGCGGGCTAAGCCGCCGGAGGGGTGCGCGCGCTAGCGCGTTGCCTTGTTGAGCACCTCGATGAGTGGTTTGGCCTGCTCGTTGCTGACGTTTCTTTGGAGCAGGATGTCCCGGGGCGTGATGTCCACGCGCCCATAATAGGTGCGGTTGTCGTCCCGGTTGACAACCACGCCTCCGCCCTCCACCGACACGCCGGCGAACAGCCCCTTGACGCGGGCGAACGAGAAGATGTCGAAAATCTCGACCTTGGCGCCGACACCTTCCGGGCCCAAGCCGATGCTCGCGTCGGCGCCAAGCTGGAACTTGTCACGCAGAAAGCGTCTCAGGCCTGTATCCGTCATGATCATGAGGATGACTTCCCCGGCCTTGACACCGAACTGCAAGCCGAAAGAACCCGACAATACGTCGTAGAAGGCGGGATGGCTCCACCGGCCCTCCTTGTCCTGCGCCACGAGCACGCCCTTGCCGACGGCGCCACCGACGAAAAACCCGCCCTTGACGAACTGAGGCATGATGAGGAGCCCCTTGGCGTACCGGACGTTTTTCTGGAACCACGTCATCCGGGAATCCTGCCGGAACTCCTCGAACGTCACACGGGCCTTGTTCACTCGGACACCCAGGTCCTTCGCCGTCGTCTCCTGGCCGAACACCACGGCGGACGACATGGCGAAGAGGAACAAGACGGCAAGCGCTACCAGAGTTCTCTTCACTGAATGCCTCTCTTCCTCTAGTGGCCTGTAATGCGCAGTGAGTCGCCTGCGGCCCACGGTCCGAACACGACTTGACCGTTCACTTTCAGGATACCACGCGTGACGGGCAGGAAAAACGAGGTAGGCGACCTTTGTCAGAACTCGGTGCCGATGCCGGCGGCCCGGGCCTTGTCATGGGCCAGCCGCGCCAGCGCCATGTACCCGACGCCCTGGTCGCTGTTCTGCTTGAACAAGGTGATATCGCGGTCGTTGCGGCGGCCGCGCGTCTTGCCGGTGACCAGGGCGCTCAGGTCCTTGACGTCGTCCCAGGCGATGACTCCATTCCGCACCGGCTCCAGCAGATCGCCCTGCTCGTCCTGGATACCCTGTTGCACGAGCGTCGCCACGATGACGTCCGCGCGCGCCAGCACCTCGTCGTCCAGCTCCCGGCGCGGCCGGCTCACCAGCCCCTCCAGCAACAGCTCCTTGTTGCTGCCCACGATGAAGGTGACGTGGACGCCTTCCTCCAGCCAGCGTCCGAACACCACCGGCACGTTGCTGCCGGTGGCGCAAACGATGATGTCCACGTTCCGGGCGGCCTCTTCGGGCCGTTCCACCGGCCTGAGCTCCGCGTCCACGCAGGGTTGCATGGTGTCGCAGAACGCGCGGCGGTGGTCCGCGCCGCGGCTGTAGACCCGCACCTCGGCGATGGGCCGGATGGCGCACATGGCCTCCAGGTGGCGCCGGGCTTGACGGCCGGTGCCGATGAGCCCCAACACCCGGGCGTCCGCCCGCGCCAGCCTGCGGGTGCCGACGGCGCTGGTGATGGCGGTCTCGGTGGCGAACTCGTCCCCCGGCGCCTCCCGGCGGTAGAACGGCGGACAGCCGGCGATGACGGCCAGGAGCGCGCCGGTCTCGCTGTCGTAGCAGACGTAGACCCGCGTCCCCACCGCCGCGTAGCTCTGGTCGTCGGCCGTGTAGTTGTGACGCTCGTAGTGGACGAAGGTCCCGGCCACGCTCAGGGACACGCATCCGCCCGAGTGCACGCTGATGCGGCGGTCGTCCGCCAGCATGCGCTGGCGCGGCAGGCTGAAGAGGGGGTGGTCCTCCTGCGACGCGAATCCCCGCTCCACCGCGTCAACCGCCTCGGTGATGGAGATGAGCCCCTTGAGCTCCTCCGCCTTGATGAACAGCGCCATGCCCGCGCCCTCCCCGTCCTCCAGGCCACCGGACGGCAGGCGTCAGCGGTGCGCCCGGGTGAACTCCAGCGTGCGCTCGCACACCTTCTCGGTGGTCTGGTCCGGCGGCATCACGTTCCAGAACTCGCCGTTGGGAAGACATTCGCGCAGATAATGTGCCCCGGAGGTGGCATGGGACGGGTCGTCGCCGGGCATGATCACGGCCGGCGCCTTGATGCCCATGACCTCCTCGGCGGTGGCGCCGGTGGCGGTATCGCGATCGAACAGGTCCGGACCGGTGGTGGCGACGATCCCCAGGTAGCGGTCCGGGTCCTCGGCCGCGAAGCTCGCGGCGAAGGCGCTGTCCCGGGCGATGACCGAGGCCCAGGGGCCGGACTCGGGATCGGCCCAGAAGGTCGTGCCCTTCGATGCCCGTTCGACGACACCGTCGAGGCCGTTCTCCTTGATGAAACTCAGGTGATTGGCCCAGCGCGCCTGGCAGGAAGCCTTCCAACGGTAGCCCCCCACCGGCCAGTGGAGGATCAGCCCCCGGGTGCGCTCGGGAAAGTTGACGCCGAACGAAAGCGCCACCGAGCAGCCCATGCAGCCGCCCATGACGAAGGCGGAGTCGACGCCGAGGTGGTCCAGGAGCCGCTTGCCCTGGGTGGCGTAGGTGGTCCAGGTGATGCGCTCCACGCGCCCGCCCGACTGTCCGGACTCGCGCCGGTCGTAGGCGATGACCTGGTGCTCGGTGGCGAGCTCCGCCAGGGCATCGAGGCCCTTCCAGGCCGTGGAGACGCGCCACTTCTCGATGGTGGAGTCGAACCCCCCCGGCGCCAGCATCAGCAGGGGCGGTCCGGAGCCGTAGATTTCGTAATAGACTTCGATACCGTCGATCACAGCAGTCGACATGCAGTTCCTCCCGAAAGGCCCGCACACGCGCGCGCACCACGCATTGACGGGGCTTGGATGATGTTTCCCCACGATTAGCCCAAGCATCCGGGTCAGTCAAATCAGCCCTGCCCCGGCCGGCGTTGACCCGACTCCGTTTCAGGTCCTATACTTCGCGGTTCATGATCCGGTGATTGGAGGAACCCAAGAAATGTTGATCGACTGGCATTCACACCACACGGCCCCGGAGGTCGTGGACGCGTTCAAGGAGAAGGCCGGGAAGTCGCCCAAGGTGGACGCCTACGACTCGACGGACTTCGACAAGCGGCTCGCCGAGCTGGACGAGGCGGGCATCGACTTCCAGCTCGTCTGCCAGGGGGCGAGCGAGGACGCCGACCAGCTTGACGGCGCGGACGCCATGGCGATGGCGCGCCTGTCCAACGACGTGCTGGCGGAGCGCATCGGCGGCCATACGGACCGCTTCGGCGGCATCACGGCGCTGTCGCTCAAGAACGTCGCGGAATCCGTGGAGGAGATCGAGCGCATGGCCGCGCGCGGCTTCAAGGCGGTGCTCATCTACCCGCGGGTGGACGGCGAGATGAAGGTGGACCTGCCGGATCTCGACCCGGTGTTCGCCAAGGTGTCGGAACTCGGCCTGCCGCTCTTCCTTCACGGCAGCGGCGGCGCCAAGGACCCGACGCTCCAGCGGCTGGAGGACGGCGGTGCCGGGGTGGCCTACAGCGTGCTGTCGGACGCGAGCGTGAACGAGTGCGTCATGCGCATGATCGCCGGCGGCCTCTTCGACCGCTACCCGAAGCTCCGGGTCGTGATACGCAGCGGCGGCGGCGGCATCCCGCTGCTGGTCCAGAGGATGTTCTGGAAACACAAGGGGCCGGAGGGCGAGACGCGCTACTCCGACATCTTCCTGAAGCACTTCTGCATCGATACGGCGAGCGTCCGGCCCAATGCGCTGCCCTTCCTCGCCGACGTGATGGGGTCCGAAGGCGTCGTCTTCGGCTCGGACTACTGTGGCGGGCTGGGGCCGCTCAAGAAGGCGTTGAACGTCGTGGACGAGCAGGAGAACGCCTCGGAGATCCGCGCACGCACGGAGCGGACCTCGCGCGCGATGCTGCGTCTGTAGGGCTTGATCAGAGCGCCGTGAGAGCCCCCTACTCCTTGCGCGTGGTGAGCTCGATCTTGTAGCCGTTGGGATCCTCGACGAAAGCGATGACCCCGCCGCCGTGCTTCATGGGACCGGCGTCGCGGGTGATCTTGACCCCCTTCTCGCGCAGGTCGTCGCAGGTGGCGTACACGTCGGGCACGCCGATGGCGATGTGGCCGAAGCCGTCGCCGACGTTGTACTCGTGGGTGTCCCAGTTGTAGGTCAGCTCGATGACGGCGCTGTCCTCCTCGGAGCCGTAACCCACGAAGGTGTTGGTGAAGCGGCCCGACTCGTAGTCCTTCTGCTTCAGGACCTTCATTCCCAATCCGTCACAGTAGAACTTGAGGCTCTCGTCCAGGTGCTTGACCCGGATCATGGTGTGAACGATTCTCATGGCGTTCTCCTTTCCTGCGTTGGCGGCCGCGGACCCTGCCGCCCGCGCGCCTTTGGGTTCACTCGCAGACCCGCACCGGATCCGCCACCACCTCCCGGATAGCCCAGCCATCCGATCGTGTGAAGCTCACATGGCTCAGTTCACAGGGCTTGAGGTGGAACGTGCGATACTGGTCCAGCGGCGTCCCGCTGATGCGGCACAGGGCCGAAAGGATCGGAAAGCTGTGGCTCACCACGACGATCGTATCGCCGTCGTGGTGGCCCTCGACGATGCGGTTGAGCGCGGACCAGACCCGCCGGTCCACGTCGAGGAGACGCTCCCCCCCTGGCAGTTCCACCCCCACGGGCCGCGTGCGCCATTGCTCGATCAACCCCCCGAACCGCTCCCGCACCTCCACGAACGTGAGACCCTCCATCTCGCCGTGGTCGAGCTCGCGCAGGTCCGGCTCGACCCTGACCGCGACCTCGTGCGGGCCGCCGACGATTTCCGCGGTCTCGCGGGCGCGCCGCAGATCGCTGGAGTACACCGCGTCGATGCGTCTGCGGCTCAGATGGGCGGCCACCTCGCTTGCCTGACGCTGGCCGGTCTCGTTCAACTCGATGTCCGAGCTCCCCTGGCACCGCCCTTCATGGTTCCAGCGGGTCTCGCCGTGGCGTAGCAGTAAGATCTGCATGGGAAGGTGCGTGCCTCAGATGAATTCCGGATGGATCTCGATCCTGGCGTTGGCCTTGAGGTTCTCGATCAGGCGGCTGAAGGCACGCTGCCCTTTCTCCTCGCGTATCTGCCGCGTAAGTTCTTCCTTTTCCTTCCCCAGGTCCGCGAGGTCGGCTTCGACGGTGGTTCTGAGCACCATCACGTAGAACGAGTCGCCCTGGGCGTAGGCCGTATCCACCACCGGATTCGCCTTGGATGCCGTAAGCCGCCCCAGGGGCAGCGGCAGGATCCCGACCTCGGGAATGTTCGCCTGCTTGCGCGGAAAGAGGCCGGTGTCCTCCACCGCAAGGCCCCCGGCCGCGGCGGCCTCGCGCAGATCCGCCCCGCCCTTGACCTCGGCCAGGAACGCCTCCGCCTTCTTCTGGGCCTGCTCGCGCGCCTTCCTGCGCGTGAGCGTCTCCTGGATCCGTTCCTTCACGTCGTCGAGCGGCGGCACGGCCGGCTCGACGCGCCGGGCACCCTGGAGGAGATACAGCGCGTCCGGGGAGGCGACGATGGGACCGGTCTGGTCCGGCCGGAGCGATAGGGCGGCGTGATAGAACTCCTCCACGTCGCCGATGGCGTCGAGCGTCTCGCCCGCGCTGAACAGGGGCGTCTCGTCCGGTTCGATGCCGCGCTCCCGGGCCACCTGCGCCAGCGGCACGCCGTCCAGTGCCCTTTCCCGATCCTCCTCCACGGCGCGGGCCGCACGCGCTCCGCCGCGCTCCCGCTTGAGCGCGGCGACGATCTCGTCGCGCACCTCCTCCAGCTCACGTATCTTGTCTTCCCGCCGCTCGACGGCCTTGAGCAGGTGCAGCCCGATGGCGCTTTCCACCACGTCGCTGATGGCGCCCTGCTCCAACGCAAAGAGCGCCGCGTCCAGCGGTGCCACGAGCTGGCCGCGGACGACGAAGCCCATGTCCCCCCCATCGGCGGCGCTATCGTCCTGGGAGTGCTGCTTCGCCAACTCCGCGAAATCGGCTCCTTCGCGGGCCCGCTTGAGGATGCCCCCCAGTTGCTCCCGCGCCGCCGCCTTGTCTTCGGGAGAGGCACCCTCGGCGATGGGAACGAAGATCTGACTGAACTTCACCGCCTCCGGCTGGCGGAACCGACGTTCGCGGTAAACGTCGTAGTAGGCCTGGACGTCCCCATCCGACACCTCGATGTCCTCCGCGAAACGGTCCACGCGGTACTCCAGGTAGCGCGTCCCGACCTTGAGGGGCTCCCGCAGGAGCGATCCGTTGCCGTCGTAGTAGGCCTGGATGTCCTCGTCCGCCACCGCGACTCCCTCCGCGAAATCATCCGTGTCGAAACGCACGAAATCCAGCGCGATCTCCTCGTTCTCCACGCGGTAGCGGTCCTCCACCTCCACCGCGGTCACCGGTATGGAGTCCGCGATGAGACTCCGGAGCTTCTGGATCGCCAAGGCCTCGCGCTGCTGCGCCTCGAACTCCGCCGGGGTCATACCTTGTCCACGCAGGGCCAGGCGGTAGGCGTTCCGGTCGAACCGCCCTCCCGCCTGAAACGCCGGATGGCGCGCGATGCCGTCGGCAAGCTCGCCGTCCGTGACCTTGAGGCCCAGGTCGTCGGCGGCCTGCAACAGCAAACGCTGCTGGATCAGCTCCTCCAGCAACTGGCCGCGGAGATTGAGCGCCTCGATGTCCGCGGGCGACAGCCGGCCGCCGGCCAGTTGCCGGTAGGTTTGAAGCATTCGATAGTAGTGGATCTCGAGTTCGGTGTAGGTGATCTCGTCTCCGTTCACCTGGGCGATGGTCACCACCTGCTGCTGCCCTCCCTGGGGGCCCACGCCGACCATGACGAACGCCAGCAC
It contains:
- a CDS encoding lipid-binding SYLF domain-containing protein, with translation MKRTLVALAVLFLFAMSSAVVFGQETTAKDLGVRVNKARVTFEEFRQDSRMTWFQKNVRYAKGLLIMPQFVKGGFFVGGAVGKGVLVAQDKEGRWSHPAFYDVLSGSFGLQFGVKAGEVILMIMTDTGLRRFLRDKFQLGADASIGLGPEGVGAKVEIFDIFSFARVKGLFAGVSVEGGGVVVNRDDNRTYYGRVDITPRDILLQRNVSNEQAKPLIEVLNKATR
- a CDS encoding ornithine cyclodeaminase family protein translates to MALFIKAEELKGLISITEAVDAVERGFASQEDHPLFSLPRQRMLADDRRISVHSGGCVSLSVAGTFVHYERHNYTADDQSYAAVGTRVYVCYDSETGALLAVIAGCPPFYRREAPGDEFATETAITSAVGTRRLARADARVLGLIGTGRQARRHLEAMCAIRPIAEVRVYSRGADHRRAFCDTMQPCVDAELRPVERPEEAARNVDIIVCATGSNVPVVFGRWLEEGVHVTFIVGSNKELLLEGLVSRPRRELDDEVLARADVIVATLVQQGIQDEQGDLLEPVRNGVIAWDDVKDLSALVTGKTRGRRNDRDITLFKQNSDQGVGYMALARLAHDKARAAGIGTEF
- a CDS encoding alpha/beta hydrolase, which gives rise to MSTAVIDGIEVYYEIYGSGPPLLMLAPGGFDSTIEKWRVSTAWKGLDALAELATEHQVIAYDRRESGQSGGRVERITWTTYATQGKRLLDHLGVDSAFVMGGCMGCSVALSFGVNFPERTRGLILHWPVGGYRWKASCQARWANHLSFIKENGLDGVVERASKGTTFWADPESGPWASVIARDSAFAASFAAEDPDRYLGIVATTGPDLFDRDTATGATAEEVMGIKAPAVIMPGDDPSHATSGAHYLRECLPNGEFWNVMPPDQTTEKVCERTLEFTRAHR
- a CDS encoding amidohydrolase family protein, with protein sequence MLIDWHSHHTAPEVVDAFKEKAGKSPKVDAYDSTDFDKRLAELDEAGIDFQLVCQGASEDADQLDGADAMAMARLSNDVLAERIGGHTDRFGGITALSLKNVAESVEEIERMAARGFKAVLIYPRVDGEMKVDLPDLDPVFAKVSELGLPLFLHGSGGAKDPTLQRLEDGGAGVAYSVLSDASVNECVMRMIAGGLFDRYPKLRVVIRSGGGGIPLLVQRMFWKHKGPEGETRYSDIFLKHFCIDTASVRPNALPFLADVMGSEGVVFGSDYCGGLGPLKKALNVVDEQENASEIRARTERTSRAMLRL
- the gloA gene encoding lactoylglutathione lyase, which translates into the protein MRIVHTMIRVKHLDESLKFYCDGLGMKVLKQKDYESGRFTNTFVGYGSEEDSAVIELTYNWDTHEYNVGDGFGHIAIGVPDVYATCDDLREKGVKITRDAGPMKHGGGVIAFVEDPNGYKIELTTRKE
- a CDS encoding histidine phosphatase family protein, translated to MQILLLRHGETRWNHEGRCQGSSDIELNETGQRQASEVAAHLSRRRIDAVYSSDLRRARETAEIVGGPHEVAVRVEPDLRELDHGEMEGLTFVEVRERFGGLIEQWRTRPVGVELPGGERLLDVDRRVWSALNRIVEGHHDGDTIVVVSHSFPILSALCRISGTPLDQYRTFHLKPCELSHVSFTRSDGWAIREVVADPVRVCE
- a CDS encoding SurA N-terminal domain-containing protein, whose amino-acid sequence is MLDVLRKRKRSWLVLLLLGVGVLAFVMVGVGPQGGQQQVVTIAQVNGDEITYTELEIHYYRMLQTYRQLAGGRLSPADIEALNLRGQLLEELIQQRLLLQAADDLGLKVTDGELADGIARHPAFQAGGRFDRNAYRLALRGQGMTPAEFEAQQREALAIQKLRSLIADSIPVTAVEVEDRYRVENEEIALDFVRFDTDDFAEGVAVADEDIQAYYDGNGSLLREPLKVGTRYLEYRVDRFAEDIEVSDGDVQAYYDVYRERRFRQPEAVKFSQIFVPIAEGASPEDKAAAREQLGGILKRAREGADFAELAKQHSQDDSAADGGDMGFVVRGQLVAPLDAALFALEQGAISDVVESAIGLHLLKAVERREDKIRELEEVRDEIVAALKRERGGARAARAVEEDRERALDGVPLAQVARERGIEPDETPLFSAGETLDAIGDVEEFYHAALSLRPDQTGPIVASPDALYLLQGARRVEPAVPPLDDVKERIQETLTRRKAREQAQKKAEAFLAEVKGGADLREAAAAGGLAVEDTGLFPRKQANIPEVGILPLPLGRLTASKANPVVDTAYAQGDSFYVMVLRTTVEADLADLGKEKEELTRQIREEKGQRAFSRLIENLKANARIEIHPEFI